A single Terriglobales bacterium DNA region contains:
- a CDS encoding four helix bundle protein, whose amino-acid sequence MMKDFKDQKVWERAHQLTLRIYTATASFPKEELDGLTGQIRRCSTSIAATIAEGYGQRTDHELHRFLGVALGLASELDYYLLLAHDLKFLNQTQHQELSGSLSGLRRMLTATIGKAGS is encoded by the coding sequence ATGATGAAAGACTTCAAAGACCAGAAGGTTTGGGAGAGAGCCCATCAACTTACGCTCAGGATTTATACTGCGACCGCTAGCTTCCCGAAAGAGGAGCTCGACGGGCTGACCGGTCAGATTCGGCGATGCAGCACCTCAATTGCAGCTACCATCGCCGAAGGATACGGGCAACGCACGGACCATGAGCTTCATCGCTTCCTGGGAGTAGCCTTGGGATTGGCCAGCGAACTCGACTATTACCTTTTATTGGCCCATGATCTTAAATTTCTCAACCAGACACAACACCAGGAACTTTCCGGCAGCTTATCGGGATTGCGCCGCATGCTCACAGCCACGATCGGGAAGGCCGGGAGCTGA
- the metK gene encoding methionine adenosyltransferase: MASKKRCLFTSESVTEGHPDKIADQISDAILDACLEKDPYSRVACETLTTTGVVIIAGEITTEAYVDFPAIVRGTVTSVGYTDASYGFDSNTCSVISSIHAQSPDIAMGVDTGGAGDQGMMFGYACNENEDYMPTPISLAHKLTMKLTEMRKSGKLDYLRPDGKSQVTVEYDENGKPVRVDAVVVSTQHSEHVDNKKLHADILQHVIQASIPAKFLDADTKYHINPTGRFVVGGPMGDTGLTGRKIIVDTYGGMGRHGGGAFSGKDPTKVDRSAAYMARYIAKNVVAAGLAERCEVQLAYAIGVAEPVGVLVETFGTGTVPQEKIEELVRKNFQLTPKGIIESLNLRRPIYRKTAAYGHFGRNDKDFTWEATDKAATLREQAGLKAGAPVTVGK; encoded by the coding sequence TTGGCTTCCAAAAAGCGTTGTTTATTTACTTCTGAATCGGTGACGGAAGGTCATCCCGATAAGATTGCCGACCAGATTTCCGATGCCATCCTCGACGCCTGTCTGGAGAAAGACCCCTACAGCCGCGTTGCCTGCGAAACCCTGACCACCACCGGTGTGGTGATCATAGCCGGTGAAATCACCACGGAAGCTTACGTGGATTTCCCCGCCATCGTGCGCGGCACGGTGACTTCGGTGGGCTATACCGACGCTTCCTATGGTTTTGATTCCAACACTTGCTCGGTCATCAGCTCGATTCATGCGCAATCGCCCGACATCGCCATGGGTGTGGATACCGGCGGCGCCGGCGACCAGGGCATGATGTTCGGCTACGCCTGTAATGAAAATGAAGATTACATGCCCACGCCCATCTCGCTGGCCCACAAGCTCACTATGAAACTCACCGAGATGCGCAAGAGCGGCAAACTCGATTACCTCCGTCCTGATGGCAAATCCCAAGTAACAGTTGAATATGATGAAAACGGCAAGCCCGTGCGAGTGGATGCCGTCGTGGTCTCGACGCAGCACTCCGAGCATGTAGACAACAAGAAGCTGCATGCCGATATCCTGCAGCACGTCATCCAGGCCTCGATTCCGGCCAAGTTCCTCGACGCAGACACCAAGTACCACATCAACCCCACCGGCCGCTTTGTTGTGGGTGGTCCGATGGGTGATACCGGCCTGACCGGACGCAAAATCATCGTGGATACCTACGGTGGCATGGGCCGCCACGGCGGCGGCGCCTTCAGCGGCAAAGATCCGACAAAAGTGGACCGCTCCGCAGCCTACATGGCGCGCTACATCGCCAAGAACGTGGTTGCAGCCGGATTGGCCGAGCGTTGCGAAGTGCAGCTTGCTTACGCGATTGGCGTGGCTGAGCCCGTCGGCGTTCTGGTGGAGACCTTCGGCACCGGCACGGTTCCGCAAGAGAAGATCGAAGAGCTGGTTCGCAAGAACTTCCAGCTTACGCCCAAGGGCATTATCGAATCCTTGAATTTGCGCCGGCCTATTTATCGCAAGACGGCCGCGTATGGCCACTTCGGCCGCAACGATAAGGATTTCACCTGGGAAGCCACCGACAAGGCTGCCACTCTGCGCGAGCAGGCCGGCCTGAAAGCTGGCGCTCCTGTGACGGTTGGCAAATAA
- a CDS encoding SPFH domain-containing protein, whose protein sequence is MFRFIKVPPTTYVLHYTGGKLKREGAGLFFFYYTPTSTIITVPLASADAPFVFAESTGDFQSATIQGQLTYRVSDPKRLAGLLDFSANPFSEAPLKLPERLLHTTQTLTRTVTQRMSLRELLVSSDRLREEVLKSLKESETASTLGVEVLGLSILSIKPTPEMAKALEAEAREALQRRSDEAIYARRNAAVEQERLIKESELNTLIAVEEKQRQIRETKMAAEIAVEEQRAKLIDHRVQNERKDADSRAYALTQILKPIREVDWRSLMLLGGGGAGDPRTLIAMAFQDLANNAQKIGELNISPDLLQSLLTSNRK, encoded by the coding sequence ATGTTTAGATTCATCAAGGTTCCACCCACCACCTACGTCTTGCATTACACGGGCGGCAAGCTGAAGCGGGAGGGCGCCGGCCTTTTCTTCTTCTATTACACGCCCACGTCAACCATCATCACCGTGCCGCTGGCGAGCGCCGATGCGCCATTTGTCTTTGCCGAATCCACGGGCGACTTTCAATCCGCGACGATTCAAGGACAGCTTACCTACCGGGTCTCAGACCCAAAACGGCTGGCTGGTCTGCTGGATTTCAGCGCGAACCCCTTCTCCGAAGCCCCGCTCAAGTTGCCAGAGCGTCTTCTGCATACGACGCAAACCCTGACGCGCACGGTAACCCAGCGCATGAGCTTGCGCGAGTTGCTGGTCAGTTCTGATCGGCTTCGGGAGGAGGTCTTGAAAAGCCTGAAAGAGTCCGAGACCGCCTCCACCTTGGGAGTTGAGGTGCTTGGGCTCTCCATTCTTTCCATCAAACCCACGCCGGAGATGGCCAAGGCCCTTGAAGCCGAGGCCCGCGAGGCCCTGCAGCGCCGCTCCGACGAGGCGATCTATGCCCGGCGCAACGCCGCTGTGGAACAGGAGCGGCTGATTAAGGAAAGCGAACTCAATACCCTGATTGCAGTTGAGGAAAAGCAACGGCAAATCCGGGAAACCAAAATGGCGGCTGAGATTGCCGTAGAGGAGCAACGCGCCAAGCTGATTGACCACCGCGTGCAAAACGAGCGCAAGGACGCCGACAGCCGCGCCTATGCTCTGACGCAAATCCTCAAGCCCATTCGCGAAGTGGATTGGCGTTCGCTGATGCTGCTGGGTGGAGGAGGAGCGGGCGATCCGCGAACATTGATTGCCATGGCCTTTCAGGACCTGGCCAACAACGCGCAGAAGATCGGGGAGCTGAATATTTCTCCTGACCTTTTGCAATCGCTGCTCACTTCAAACCGGAAGTGA
- a CDS encoding RodZ domain-containing protein codes for MTEQSQDPQDPQPSKAAPASFGERMRREREMRGVKLEEIAESTKIGKRNLVALEQERFDQLPGGIFNKGFVRAYAKYLGLDEEQAVNDFLAASANYDQPAALQPPPTSWVKPPVMPSDDAIRRRNRFWVVLAVILLVGGFIAWFYWKSRPRISEDADQPQTTQAAIANNASAQADPPPITTANPANLPAQPVANSSTPSAPNAAQAPIRKGIFTVKIQAKETSWVNVVSDGERVMNVVIPAGEERTIRARQELVLKTGNAGGITVVHNGVPIPVSGSERVKTLTFNARGLKR; via the coding sequence ATGACGGAACAATCACAGGATCCGCAGGATCCACAGCCATCCAAGGCCGCTCCCGCTTCCTTTGGCGAGCGTATGCGGCGTGAGCGCGAAATGCGCGGCGTCAAGCTGGAAGAGATCGCCGAATCCACCAAAATCGGCAAGCGCAATCTGGTTGCCCTGGAGCAGGAACGGTTTGATCAGCTTCCCGGAGGTATATTTAACAAAGGATTTGTGCGCGCCTACGCCAAATACCTTGGCCTGGATGAAGAGCAGGCAGTTAACGACTTTCTAGCGGCTTCGGCCAACTACGATCAGCCCGCCGCCCTGCAACCGCCTCCCACATCGTGGGTAAAGCCACCCGTGATGCCCAGCGACGACGCTATACGCCGCCGCAACCGTTTTTGGGTGGTGCTCGCCGTGATTTTGCTGGTTGGCGGATTTATCGCATGGTTCTACTGGAAGAGCCGCCCCCGCATTTCCGAAGATGCGGACCAGCCCCAGACTACCCAGGCCGCGATAGCGAATAACGCCTCCGCGCAAGCCGATCCGCCGCCCATCACAACCGCCAATCCGGCAAATTTGCCAGCCCAGCCGGTGGCGAATTCCTCAACCCCTTCTGCCCCAAACGCGGCTCAAGCTCCTATCAGGAAAGGCATCTTTACCGTCAAGATCCAGGCCAAAGAGACTAGCTGGGTCAATGTGGTCTCAGATGGCGAGCGAGTGATGAACGTTGTAATTCCTGCAGGCGAGGAGCGCACCATCCGCGCAAGGCAAGAGCTGGTGCTTAAGACGGGCAATGCCGGTGGGATTACGGTGGTACACAACGGGGTTCCCATCCCGGTTTCCGGCAGTGAGAGAGTCAAAACCCTGACTTTCAATGCGCGTGGCCTGAAGCGGTGA
- a CDS encoding T6SS immunity protein Tdi1 domain-containing protein codes for MKPVRPLMYEASHYDASKLLAEWHWLVPAVHTPLFISAFGDWVLGAPDGSLWVLSVLDGDYFMVAKNSDEYNSLSKSSDWVDETFIASWLSIAASHGLNPSKDECLGWKIHPLFGGKFEVSNLQVFSMFVYQSLMGQLHRQIRERQPSSSKGC; via the coding sequence GTGAAACCAGTTCGTCCATTAATGTACGAGGCAAGTCATTACGACGCGTCGAAGCTGCTTGCCGAGTGGCACTGGCTCGTACCCGCTGTGCATACGCCGCTATTCATTTCAGCTTTCGGAGACTGGGTACTGGGCGCCCCTGACGGTAGTTTATGGGTGCTCTCCGTATTAGACGGAGACTATTTCATGGTCGCCAAGAATTCCGACGAATACAACTCCCTGAGTAAATCATCTGATTGGGTAGATGAGACTTTTATTGCTAGCTGGCTCAGCATAGCAGCTTCTCATGGTCTAAATCCAAGCAAGGATGAATGCTTAGGCTGGAAGATTCATCCCCTTTTTGGCGGCAAGTTTGAAGTTTCAAACCTACAAGTGTTCAGCATGTTCGTATATCAGTCCCTCATGGGCCAGCTTCATCGTCAGATACGGGAACGGCAGCCGTCGTCCAGCAAGGGCTGTTGA
- a CDS encoding TldD/PmbA family protein has translation MKNIAAWALDTAAQRGATYADARIVDERQRLLSTKNGRVGQASDSESLGIGIRVIAKGSWGFAASDSLEQRAVEAAAAKAVAIAEASAMVKGGELRLAPEKPAVADWTCDYKIDPFTISVEQNIDLLLKVDKELLSVTGVTLAETNLQFRRYEQWFYSSEGADIHQLRFISGAGYAAYSFQGSEIQKRSYPNSFGGQYQNKGYELIEELKLVENARRIGEEAVALHQAAQCPEGRATIILDSSQLGLQIHESVGHPIELDRVLGMEANFAGTSFLTLDKLRNLRYGSDLVNVVADATVQHGPGLGTFAYDDEGVAAQCTPIISNGEFTGYLSSRETAHTIGATRSGGTMRAEGWNRLPIIRMTNISILPGEKPLTLEQLIADTDDGIFVQTNRSWSIDDKRYNFQFGCEIGWEIKNGRRGRMIKNPSYSGITTEFWNSMDAICSRDQWTLWGTPNCGKGQPMQTMGTGHGAAPARFRNIKVGSAYKGN, from the coding sequence ATGAAAAACATCGCCGCCTGGGCCCTGGATACCGCCGCGCAACGTGGCGCCACCTACGCCGACGCGCGCATCGTGGATGAGCGCCAGCGCCTCCTTTCCACCAAGAATGGCCGCGTAGGCCAGGCCTCCGACTCCGAATCGCTGGGCATTGGTATCCGCGTAATCGCCAAGGGAAGCTGGGGGTTCGCCGCCAGCGATTCCCTGGAGCAAAGAGCTGTGGAAGCCGCCGCCGCGAAGGCGGTGGCGATTGCCGAGGCATCGGCAATGGTGAAAGGCGGCGAGTTGCGCCTGGCGCCGGAAAAACCCGCAGTCGCCGACTGGACCTGCGACTACAAGATTGATCCTTTTACGATTTCAGTCGAGCAGAACATTGATCTGCTGCTGAAGGTTGATAAGGAACTGCTCTCGGTTACGGGCGTAACTTTAGCTGAAACCAATCTGCAGTTCCGCCGCTACGAGCAGTGGTTTTATTCCTCCGAAGGCGCAGATATCCACCAGTTGCGCTTTATCAGCGGGGCCGGCTACGCGGCCTATTCGTTTCAAGGAAGCGAGATCCAGAAGCGTTCTTATCCCAACTCTTTCGGCGGGCAGTACCAGAACAAAGGTTACGAGCTGATTGAAGAGCTGAAGCTGGTCGAGAACGCGCGTCGCATAGGGGAAGAGGCGGTCGCGTTGCACCAGGCAGCGCAGTGTCCGGAGGGAAGAGCGACCATCATCCTGGATTCTTCGCAGCTTGGATTGCAGATCCACGAATCCGTCGGCCATCCCATTGAGCTGGACCGCGTGCTGGGCATGGAAGCCAACTTCGCCGGCACATCATTCCTTACTCTCGATAAACTGCGTAACCTGCGTTATGGCAGCGATCTTGTGAACGTGGTGGCCGATGCCACCGTACAGCACGGACCCGGATTGGGAACTTTTGCATACGACGATGAAGGCGTGGCCGCACAGTGCACTCCCATCATCAGCAACGGTGAATTCACCGGATATCTTTCCTCGCGCGAAACCGCTCACACCATTGGGGCGACGCGCAGCGGCGGCACCATGCGCGCTGAAGGCTGGAACCGCCTGCCCATTATTCGTATGACCAATATCAGCATCCTTCCCGGCGAGAAGCCGCTGACCTTGGAACAACTTATTGCCGATACCGATGACGGAATCTTCGTGCAGACCAACCGCTCGTGGTCCATTGACGATAAGCGTTATAACTTTCAGTTCGGCTGCGAGATCGGCTGGGAGATCAAAAATGGCAGGCGCGGACGCATGATCAAAAACCCGTCGTACTCGGGCATTACAACCGAGTTTTGGAATTCCATGGACGCCATCTGCTCGCGCGACCAGTGGACGTTGTGGGGTACGCCCAACTGCGGCAAAGGCCAGCCTATGCAGACCATGGGCACCGGACACGGCGCCGCCCCGGCACGATTCAGGAATATAAAAGTAGGCAGCGCGTACAAAGGAAATTAA
- the ahcY gene encoding adenosylhomocysteinase produces the protein MSTKVSTKVKKKENNHTMSPATVTQVKSDVRNLDLADQGKRRIEWANQSMKVLQNIRKDFIKNEPLKGMRISACLHVTTETANLAITLRDGGADVVLCASNPLSTQDDVAASLVRDYNISVFAIKGEDNDTYYSHILAALDHKPHITMDDGADLVTIALTKRQDVVSGIIAGTEETTTGVIRLRAMAKDGVLKYPIIAVNDADTKHMFDNRYGTGQSTIDGVIRCTNTLIAGSKFVVAGYGWCGKGLASRAKGMGADVIVTEINPTRAIEAVLDGNRVMSMSEAAKIGDIFVTVTGNKSVIGKEHFELMKDGAIVANSGHFNVEIDIPTLEKMASSKRATREFVDEYSLKDGRKIYLLGEGRLINLAAAEGHPASVMDMSFANQALSVEYLVKNHKTLEHKVFPVPEELDKRVAKLKLESMGMKIDRLTPEQEEYLASWSEGT, from the coding sequence ATGTCTACGAAGGTCAGTACAAAAGTTAAGAAGAAGGAAAACAATCACACTATGTCTCCAGCGACTGTGACGCAAGTCAAGAGCGATGTAAGAAATCTGGATCTGGCCGATCAAGGAAAAAGACGCATTGAGTGGGCCAACCAGTCCATGAAGGTATTGCAGAACATCCGCAAAGACTTCATTAAAAACGAACCGTTGAAGGGCATGCGCATCTCGGCCTGCCTGCACGTGACAACGGAAACCGCCAATCTGGCCATCACGCTGCGCGATGGTGGCGCCGACGTGGTGCTGTGCGCTTCCAACCCGCTTTCCACGCAAGATGACGTGGCGGCATCGTTGGTGCGCGACTACAACATCTCCGTCTTTGCCATCAAGGGCGAGGACAACGACACCTATTACAGCCACATCCTGGCGGCGCTCGATCACAAGCCGCATATCACCATGGATGACGGCGCCGACCTGGTAACCATTGCGCTTACCAAGCGGCAGGATGTGGTCTCCGGCATCATCGCCGGCACCGAAGAGACCACCACGGGCGTCATCCGGTTGCGCGCTATGGCCAAGGATGGAGTGCTCAAGTATCCCATCATCGCGGTCAACGACGCCGATACCAAGCATATGTTTGACAACCGCTACGGCACCGGCCAGAGCACGATTGATGGCGTAATCCGCTGCACCAATACGCTGATCGCCGGCTCCAAGTTCGTGGTCGCCGGATACGGTTGGTGCGGCAAAGGTTTGGCCTCGCGTGCCAAAGGAATGGGCGCCGATGTAATCGTCACCGAAATCAACCCCACCCGCGCCATTGAAGCCGTGCTTGACGGTAACCGAGTTATGTCTATGAGCGAGGCTGCCAAGATCGGCGATATCTTTGTCACCGTCACCGGCAACAAGAGCGTTATCGGTAAAGAGCACTTTGAACTGATGAAAGACGGCGCCATCGTGGCTAACTCCGGCCACTTCAATGTGGAAATTGATATCCCCACGCTGGAGAAGATGGCCTCTTCCAAGCGCGCGACCCGCGAATTCGTGGATGAATACTCGCTCAAGGATGGCCGCAAGATTTATCTATTGGGTGAAGGCCGTCTCATCAATTTGGCCGCTGCCGAAGGACATCCGGCTTCGGTGATGGACATGAGCTTTGCCAACCAGGCGCTCTCGGTTGAGTATCTGGTGAAGAACCACAAGACCCTGGAACACAAAGTCTTCCCCGTTCCCGAAGAGCTGGATAAACGCGTGGCCAAGTTGAAGCTGGAATCCATGGGCATGAAGATTGACCGCCTCACCCCGGAGCAGGAAGAATACCTGGCGAGCTGGTCAGAGGGAACGTAA
- a CDS encoding putative metal-dependent hydrolase: MAQAQATDPRYPIGKFEAPASISEPQRQEWIAAIVEAPQRLRVAVKGLSEPQINTAYREGGWTVRQVVHHVPESHMNAYIRFKLALTEDNPTIKPYEEDRWALLPDISTPTEVSLQLLESLHVRWVNLLKSLKEQEWKRTYFHPAMNKTWPLEQVLALYAWHGRHHVAHITSLRQSKGWN, encoded by the coding sequence ATGGCACAGGCACAAGCAACCGACCCGCGTTATCCCATAGGCAAGTTTGAAGCACCTGCCAGCATCAGCGAACCGCAGCGCCAGGAGTGGATTGCCGCAATTGTAGAGGCCCCCCAGCGCCTGCGGGTTGCGGTCAAAGGGTTGAGTGAGCCACAAATCAACACCGCCTACCGCGAGGGCGGATGGACGGTGCGCCAGGTTGTGCACCACGTGCCCGAAAGCCACATGAATGCGTATATTCGCTTTAAGCTGGCGCTCACCGAAGACAACCCTACCATCAAACCGTATGAGGAAGACAGGTGGGCCCTGCTCCCCGATATCAGCACGCCCACTGAGGTCTCCCTGCAACTGCTGGAGTCGTTGCACGTGCGCTGGGTCAATCTGCTGAAATCTTTGAAAGAGCAGGAGTGGAAGCGGACGTACTTTCATCCTGCAATGAACAAAACCTGGCCTCTGGAGCAGGTTCTCGCCCTCTATGCATGGCACGGACGCCATCACGTCGCTCACATTACCTCACTGCGGCAGAGCAAGGGCTGGAATTGA
- a CDS encoding sensor domain-containing diguanylate cyclase, translating to MSEAPEDRRQLPELSIFHDVAKALTSSLNLDSVLQTIMEKMAEYFRPDTWSLLMVDEMTDELYFAIAVGDASDSLKSVRLKMGEGIAGWVAKHGEQLIVPDVYTDPRFAKRIDAMTKQRTSSMICVPLRAKHRTLGVIQLINCVLDNFGDRELFFLQAICDYAAIAIENARSMERIQELTITDDCTGLYNARHLYKTLESEVYRSARFGHEFSVIFIDLDHFKSVNDTHGHLIGSKLLAEIGYFIKSHLRLIDYAFRYGGDEFVILLPQTSKEAALVVARRLLDSLRESEFLKAENLNLNIRASLGLATYPDDAKSAHEIIRQADEMMYTVKNSTRDNIAVAQQGLLK from the coding sequence ATGAGCGAGGCCCCAGAAGATCGCCGTCAACTCCCAGAGTTGAGCATCTTCCATGATGTGGCGAAGGCTCTGACATCCAGTTTGAATTTGGACTCGGTGCTGCAGACCATCATGGAAAAGATGGCGGAATACTTCCGTCCCGATACCTGGTCCCTGTTGATGGTGGATGAGATGACCGATGAGCTTTACTTTGCCATCGCCGTCGGCGACGCCTCCGATTCGCTCAAATCCGTCCGCCTGAAGATGGGCGAAGGCATTGCGGGATGGGTGGCCAAGCACGGCGAGCAGCTTATTGTGCCTGATGTCTACACCGATCCCCGCTTCGCCAAGCGCATTGACGCTATGACCAAGCAGCGCACCAGCTCCATGATCTGCGTTCCCCTGCGGGCCAAGCACCGCACCCTGGGCGTGATCCAGCTCATCAACTGCGTGCTCGATAACTTTGGCGACCGCGAGCTCTTCTTTCTGCAGGCCATCTGCGACTATGCCGCCATCGCCATTGAGAATGCCCGCTCCATGGAACGCATCCAGGAGCTCACCATTACGGATGACTGTACCGGCCTCTACAACGCCCGTCATCTCTATAAGACGCTGGAATCCGAGGTCTATCGCTCCGCCCGCTTCGGCCACGAGTTTAGCGTGATCTTTATTGACCTTGACCACTTCAAGAGCGTCAATGACACGCATGGCCACCTGATCGGCTCTAAGCTGCTGGCCGAAATCGGATATTTCATCAAGTCGCACCTCCGCCTCATTGATTACGCCTTCCGCTATGGCGGTGACGAATTCGTGATCCTTTTGCCCCAGACCAGCAAAGAAGCCGCCCTGGTTGTGGCCCGGCGCCTGCTCGATTCCCTGCGCGAGAGCGAATTTCTTAAAGCTGAAAACTTGAACCTCAATATCCGCGCCAGCCTGGGATTGGCCACTTACCCCGACGACGCCAAGAGCGCCCACGAGATCATCCGCCAGGCCGACGAGATGATGTATACCGTCAAAAACTCCACTCGCGACAACATCGCCGTCGCCCAGCAGGGGTTGCTGAAATAG